The genomic segment AGATTCACAATGCGAGGAGAGGTAAAAGGAGCCCTTCCAAGGTTATTTTGGGCAAAAACCAGACCCTCAAAAGCCCAGATGGCCAGAAGCATCCCTGCAAAATAGCCCATAACTTGTCGCTTTGAGATCATAAGTTTCCCTTTACTCTAAAGTACGCCTTCCGATATCAGCAAATCCCATACATCCTTTGCCTTGCCGTCCAGCGTATGGTTAGTTTATCTTGACCTATAGACAATGACTTTGATACAGTTTTTGATTTATAGCAAACTTAGTACCAGAGTCTTCAGAAGGTTAAACAAAGTGAATTATCTCCGGCTTACCCAACCCCTCTAAGCCTCCGGAAACTCATGCCTTGTAAAGCTGATGGGGTATAGTTCTCTTCCCTCACCTCCGGCCCCCCTACGCGCCAGGATAAGGGGTCCCCACCCTATCCCTCGCCCGTTTCACAAGGAAGCCCCCCTTTCCTCTATATCCCCCCGCACGTGGGTGGAAGTGAAGGGAGGAAACTTCGCTTCAAAGTCCCTTCCCTTGCAAAGCGGGGAAAGGTTAGTAGGTTAAACGTCTCGTTTGACTCCCCCAAACGTCTCGTTTGACATTAAGGAGATCCTTCTCAGGGATCTCACTCTTATCCTGGCGTCTAGGCTCCAGGCCTCTCTCCCAAGCTGTGGGAGAGAGGTGTAGGGGTAAGGGCAAAAATTTAACCCTACCCTAGACTGATTTTTTCAGGACAGAATCCCAGTATATTTAGTTGGAGTTGTCAAGAGATTTTTGGACTACTTCCATCTCTTTCAGTTTCTTGTAAATAAACTCGGCTGCCAGTCGGTGACCTTCCACATTCCAGTGCCCATCAGAGGCGTAATGAAACTGTATGGGCCGATCGGCTTTTTTAAGATAATCCCGAAACAAGGGGGTCAGGGCAAGGAAAGGAATCGAATGCTCCTGACAGAAATCCTCCAGAATTTTATCGGGTTTGTCGATGTCCCAGTTTACGGAGGCATATCTCTTGAGCTGATCTGCAAAAGTACCATCGATAAAGGAATCCCGGTTAGTCAAGGAAACAAGCAAAAACCCGGCGTGATGGTCCCCGGCTTCTTTCTTGATTTTTAAGATCAATTTCTGGGTAATATCCCAGGCTTCCCGCCACTCCGGCGTAAGTCTGGGATTATAAAGACCCCAGAAATCCCTCTCGGTATGCTGAGGCAAAAACCATCTGCGAAGCCCGGGAGCAGTACGGATTTTTTGTAAAATAAATCGGTAAGTATAAAGATTCTCCCAGAAGGGAATGCGGATTGCCCGGGGTGGAATGAGTTTCAGGTCGCCATTGCCATCTGGAATAAAGTAAGGACGATAGGCCCGTTCCCATTCGGTTCCTGCCATGGATTTTTCCAGCTTTAAGGAATTATTTAAAACATCATTTAAGGATAAAAAAGCCAGAATAACAAGATCCGGTTGATAACGGAGTCCATATTCTTTAAGAAGTAGATATTCCTGACCGGTCCCGTAGGCCGCTACGCCTAAATTTAACACTTCAAATTTTTTCTTAGAGGGATTATCCTTGACCATGTCTCCATTCAAAAGGGTTTCCAGTATCTTGGCAAACGTCTGCTCCAACGGAACTTGAAGCCCTTCCGTCATGGAATCTCCCAGTACAATAATTCTAAAAACCCCCTCCGGTTTCTCCAAAGAATATTCCAGATCCCGAAACCCGGCGGAGTTGATTCGGATCAGGTTGGAAAATTCCTGATTTTCCCACCGACCTTCTTTATTGGGAATCAAAGACCAGCCTAAAGAAGGATGGGGTTGCCAGAAGCTGGTCGGAGGTCGTTCATGGGGAGGCAGGGATACCAACAGCCGCAGGCCCACTTCCAAAAATAAAAAGCAGAGAAAAAGAACCCCGGTTAATAAAAAAAGATTCTGTAAAATGGACTTCAAGTTCCTATAAAGGGCTCCCTTCATGGGAAGGTTTCGTGTCTTCATACCTGATAAATCGGATACGCTTAAAATTTACCCCCAACTTCCTCATCTCCCCATAAATGTTTGGGGATATCCCATAAGCATACGTGAACTTAATTTTATTAAGGGCTTTTACCTTTTCCGCCGGGAAGACCACTTCATAATCCTTGTAAACGGGAGAATCTAAAACTACGGTATCGACTCGACTCCCATTAAGATAAATCTCCAGGGTTTGTACTTTATTAGAAATTCTAAACGGAAAAGCCGTTATCAAGACTTTGTAAGGTCTATTTTCTTGAAGGGGAACGATCAATTCAGATTCCATTCCATCGGACCACCGGGACCGGTTATCCTCCTTACCTTCCGGGCCGGAAAACCCGTTTAACAAGTAAATCGAAGCGCTTTTATCACCCAAAACGATCTCTTCCACTGTAACGGGATTTAAGCTTAAATAAGTTATTTTGTCAACTGTTACATAGTGTTTAAAGAATTTTCCATCGGGTAACCGAACAGGCCCTTCTGGATCCACCCGATCTATGAGAATTTTATCTTTTAATGAATAAAAAGGTTCAAAATCAGAGATTGTATCTCCCACCACACAGATATTCTTTAAATTTAGGACATTTCTGGTATTGGAAAGGGATCGATCCAGATCTCCTTCGAATACCGTCGCTTTCATTTTACCCAATCCACCTAGCACATACACATAGGAATTCAGGTAGGTTCCGATCACGGCTTCACAGCCGGAGTTACTAAGTACTTCTCCAGATTGAAAGGTTAAAGAAGTCGATAAGAACATCTCTTCTTTTCTCTCTTTCAGGAGATGGTTGCCTTTTCCCAGGGTCGTAAACAAGGCCAGAAGTATACCTGTGGTACATAGACTAAATAGAATTTTTCTCTGGCCGATTAAAAAAATTCTCCAGACGGCCAATATGCTCACCGAGGAAGCCAGAAAAAGTAACTGGATCCCGGTTACAAAATACCGGGGATGGGCCAGGTTGGCATAAAACCATCCGTTAAAGAGGGGGATGATCAGACCGGAGACCCCCAGGATCAGCAGGCTCAACCAAAGGAAAAAATAAA from the Candidatus Limnocylindrales bacterium genome contains:
- a CDS encoding SGNH/GDSL hydrolase family protein, whose translation is MKTRNLPMKGALYRNLKSILQNLFLLTGVLFLCFLFLEVGLRLLVSLPPHERPPTSFWQPHPSLGWSLIPNKEGRWENQEFSNLIRINSAGFRDLEYSLEKPEGVFRIIVLGDSMTEGLQVPLEQTFAKILETLLNGDMVKDNPSKKKFEVLNLGVAAYGTGQEYLLLKEYGLRYQPDLVILAFLSLNDVLNNSLKLEKSMAGTEWERAYRPYFIPDGNGDLKLIPPRAIRIPFWENLYTYRFILQKIRTAPGLRRWFLPQHTERDFWGLYNPRLTPEWREAWDITQKLILKIKKEAGDHHAGFLLVSLTNRDSFIDGTFADQLKRYASVNWDIDKPDKILEDFCQEHSIPFLALTPLFRDYLKKADRPIQFHYASDGHWNVEGHRLAAEFIYKKLKEMEVVQKSLDNSN